In Solanum pennellii chromosome 3, SPENNV200, a single window of DNA contains:
- the LOC107014224 gene encoding ribulose bisphosphate carboxylase small chain 2A, chloroplastic — protein MASSVISSAAVATRSNVTQASMVAPFTGLKSSATFPVTKKQNLDITSIASNGGRVSCMQVWPPINMKKYETLSYLPDLSDEQLLSEIEYLLKNGWVPCLEFETEHGFVYRENNKSPGYYDGRYWTMWKLPMFGCTDATQVLAEVQEAKKAYPQAWVRIIGFDNVRQVQCISFIAYKPEGY, from the exons ATGGCTtcctctgttatttcctctgcaGCTGTTGCTACACGCAGCAATGTTACACAAGCTAGCATGGTTGCACCTTTCACTGGTCTCAAATCTTCAGCCACTTTCCCTGTTACAAAGAAGCAAAACCTTGACATCACTTCCATTGCTAGCAATGGTGGAAGAGTTAGCTGCATGCAG GTGTGGCCACCAATTAACATGAAGAAGTACGAGACACTCTCATACCTTCCTGATTTGTCTGACGAGCAATTGCTTAGTGAAATTGAGTACCTTTTGAAAAATGGATGGGTTCCTTGCTTGGAATTTGAGACTGAG CACGGATTTGTCTACCGTGAGAACAACAAGTCACCAGGATACTATGATGGAAG GTACTGGACCATGTGGAAGTTGCCTATGTTTGGGTGCACTGATGCAACCCAAGTGTTGGCTGAGGTTCAAGAGGCTAAAAAGGCATACCCACAAGCATGGGTCAGAATCATTGGATTCGACAATGTGCGTCAAGTGCAGTGTATCAGTTTCATTGCCTACAAGCCAGAAGGCTACTAA
- the LOC107014222 gene encoding uncharacterized protein LOC107014222 — protein MGSLICPKPRRLGNINTHSNCQPLRNQSEVFISKGGEELFDLISKEDGVAARQYASDLSSSPPFFSGSPPCRVMNPLIHDAQFSNEKKHRVSSSPSPSTSSSSSPSSSCKGRCARARLGKPHSPNRVEGFDCLNSRMAAMA, from the exons ATGGGTTCACTTATTTGCCCCAAACCTCGTCGGCTTGGGAATATCAATACCCATTCTAACTGCCAACCTTtaag AAATCAATCTGAGGTTTTTATTTCAAAAGGGGGTGAAGAACTTTTTGATCTCATTAGTAAAGAG GATGGCGTAGCTGCAAGACAATATGCATCAGATTTGTCATCATCCCCTCCATTCTTCTCTGGTTCACCGCCTTGCAGGGTTATGAATCCATTAATCCATGATGCTCAATTctcaaatgaaaagaaacaCCGCGTATCTTCATCACCAAGTCCATCTACTTCATCCTCATCTTCTCCATCATCAAGTTGTAAAGGAAGGTGTGCAAGGGCAAGACTCGGGAAACCTCACTCACCAAATAGGGTCGAGGGCTTTGACTGCCTAAACTCTCGAATGGCTGCTATGGCATAA